TTCGGGCCGTTGGGCAGTGCCCAGTGGGGTCTGCACCCCAGGGTCATTATCCCTGTGCAGAActgggggctgtggctgtgccccagcGCGAGTGGCACCTTCCCACCTATTTATTTCCGTCCGGTGTcgtggcacagggctgggctggggttcCAGAGTGGTTCCTCTTCCCCCCCATTTCGTTTTGGTGTTGAATAAAGAGATGTTATGACAAGGTGCCAGCACCCATGAGTCTGCTCTGTGCCTATGGCCGCAGGGTTCCCACCCATTGGGAAGGCCCTGGGGAGCCTCCAGGGACACCATGTCCCACAGGGTCACAAGCAATTTAGGACAGGGAAAAGAGCCTGGGGTgtgtgggctgtgctgctgctgataCCCTCCCCCTCTCCAACTTGGTTTCCCCTCATTTCACCTCTAGCAGCAAATTTTTGTAGTGACCAGGGGGTGTGACTGGTTTTACTTGAGTTTATCTTGGTATAGCATGATCAGAGATTTATAGAGATAGCAGGAAAAAGCTGTTACTCTATATAAAATATTCCCGACACTGACATGACAAGAGGAGACACTGGTTTGGGATGATAGCAGCAGCCTGGATAAGTGACAATGGCGTGGCACAGAGAACAGGCACAAACAAGTTAGAGCTGGGGCCGAGGCTCAGTGCCGCCCCTCCACGGCCACTATAAAGTATAAAAACATCAAATAAGTGATAAAAGttggcaggaagcagcaggctCTTGTCACCCACGTACCCCTGGCATGATGAtgagccctggctgtgtccccaggccatGGTGAGCTCCGGGGCCATTTCCACTGACTTCAAATAAGTAAAATCTGTATTAAACATTAATAAACATCCATGACCATTCCACATGTGGAATATCTAAAAGAACCTGTCCCGAGAGCACTGGGCTCTCCCTTGCAGCCACAGACTCTACTGGGAGAAGATGCCCTTGAAGCGGATCTTGTCTTCGGCGTCCTTCTCCCGCAGCCGCGCTTCCAGGCTCCGCAGCTCCTTGGAGACCACAGGGCGCAGCGAGGGGTCGAGCGCCAGGACTTTGGCAAAGTCAGCCTGCGCCTCGGCCACGTTCCACACGGCTGCATGGGCCTTGCCCCGCTTGAAGTAGGCCTTGACATTGTCTGTGGGAGAGACCCAGGGTCAGCAGAGGATGGGGGTGTCCTGGTGCCCTCCACAGGCACCTGGGATGGCTCATGGGTCCTTACCCTCATACTTGTTGAGGATGGAGGAGCAGTGGTCCAGCACCTCATAGTACTCCTCACACTGCAGCTTGCACTGGCAGTAGTTTAAGAGTAGGGGTGTGATCTTCTGGTCGAGCTCGATCCAGTCTggagagcctggctgctcctgtggcagacagagcagggagagtgAGGGGCAGCTCTCaagccctgcattcccagggctgcctgtgtGTATCTGGGGAGACCCACCTTCATCTGCAGGTTCTTGAGACAGGCGATGGCATCGTAGTATTTGGAAGCTGCCTCAGACACCTTGCCCTGCCGGTACAGCTCATTGCCTTCCTTGTGGAtctggggcacagcctggagcttCTCCTCATCTGTCATGGCCCATGGGTCCTGCTGGTAGGAGCCAGGTGGCTCCACCTGCCAGCACCCCATCATGGAATCAGAAAACAGGATCATGGAATCGTTTAGGCTGGAGAAGACCTCTAGAGTCCTCAactcctgcactgccagggccactACTAAACCACATCCCACATGCCACATCTGTGTGTTTTCTGGACACTTTCACCCCGAGCTCCCCATGCTGGCACCTCACCTTCAGCACCTCGATGTCAAAGATGAGGGGCTGGGGGTTCTTCTGGAGCTCGTCGAGGTCGGGGTAGCCCAGGGAGTAGTGCTCGTGCATCTGGGCGATGCTGCAGCAGTGCCGCTGCCCCTCCAGCGGgtccttccctgctgcaatGTTCCGCAGGCTCTTGGATACTAGTGGGTAAAGCACCACGTGCTGCGGGAGGGAAGGGAGCCGGAATTTGAGGAAGGCAGGGGGGAAAATACAAGGATGTTCCAGGCTCGAACCGCGCGGCTGGAGCGCACCGGGGGGCCCGCCACCCGCTCACGCGACACAAAATCACCGCCCACCTGCTCAGGCCACGCCCCCGAACCACAAACCACGCCTCTCGGCAGGTCCCGGTGACGCTCACCTTGGCGTCGCAGCGGAAGCGTGCGCGCTCGCCGGGCCGCATGGTTCGCAGCGCCGCTTCCCACACCGGCAGCTTGAACTTTTTCCCGGCGATGAGCTCCATGGGCTTCCCCCGCGCCCTGCTGTCGTCCACCGGCGTCTCTTCATCGCCGCATCGCAGCGTCCGGTAGTGGAAAGTGgcctgaaggagcaggaggagcccgCGGCGTCACCGTGGCAACGCGGGGGGGGAGGGCGCGCATGCGCGCCTGCTCCGCCGCGTTCCGCTTCCCACATCCCCCCACCCCGCCCGTCCCCCCGCAGACCTGACCTTGGTGCCGTCGCGGAAGTCTGGCAGCGGCCCGGTGCCCTCCCGCAGCACCTCCTTGTCCACGCCGTCCGCCCGCAGCTGCTCGACTTGCTGCGCCATCGCGCCCGCTCTGCCCGCGCAGCCACCCCTGGCTCGGCCTTGTCCGCCGCCCCTCGGTTCTTTCCGGATCGTCGCGGCTGCGCGGGGCTCCCCCTGCCGGCCCGGGGGTGGCGCTGCGGGGCGGGGGCTCCGGGAATGAGGCGTGGTCACAGGAAGGGGGCGTAGCCAGCGGAGGCGGCTGCTCGCCCCGTTCCTACGTGGTTCTCCTGGTTTCCCGTCTCCCCCCCACCTTTCTTGGGTGTCATTGCAGGAGACACGGGAGTCATTCCGGAGTGAAACCTCCTGTGGCACTCTGCCACCTACATGCAAAGGCCGCAGTAGAATGGGAGGTTGATAATGTCGCCGAGACCCACTGCGAGGGTTCCTGCCCGCCGCGGCGGGAGCGTAGCCGGGTCGTCCCCTCCCGCCAGCCCCGGCTGGGTCTGCGTGTAGGCAGGAAGGACAGGCAGCCGCAGCAGCGCCGGGCGAAACCCTTGCGGGGGGGCACCTCAGGGCTTAACAGGGCTTAGGGCAACTCACGAGATATCCTGAGGTGACACGAGGACACTGGCAAGTGGTAGGTCCCCAGTCCCATAAAAAGGCTGGGGACTCCTGGCTTTGAGTGCGCTGCTGCAGGAGTGACCCCGTTGGGAGCATGCTGTTCTGCTGGCACTGTCACcgctcagcactgctggggctgacTCAGACCCACTGTCACCCTCACACAGCCGAGAACTCAACAGAGCTCTTGCACCCCCCTCATGCACCACTTGTTTTCCGGACGTGCTTGATCCAAGATTACGCATGTGGGTCCCCAGAAAACCAAGTGCGCTCTGTACCCCCCCGGAATGTGGCttcacagcagggcagagctaGCGCGGAGCCGCGGCGTTCTCGGCGGCAGCGCAGGTGTCGGGAGGCGCGTGCGGTCGCTGGCGAGGCCGGGAGCCGCCGGGGGGAAACcgcctccttcctgccctggcgGCGAGGCGAGCGCGGGGCTGCAGCTGCGGCAGCAGCGGCATGTGCCAGAGCCACCGCGAGGGACCGGGCAGCTGGCAGCCCGCCGAGAGCCGGGGGCCTCTGCCACCCCCCGCGGGGGCTCCGATCAGCCGGGAGGGGAGCGCCCCGAGCGTGGGGCTTTGAGCTTTGCAGGTGCCCGAGCTACAGGTGGTTCCCTGGCTGCTCTTGGTAGGATGTGGGCTGAAGCCCATACTCGCCATCAGGATGGCTCttggcaggctgcagcagcagcgtTGGAGCCGCGGGGCATGCAGGAAGGGCCCCCGCAGGGCAGGTGCTGTGGGGGGGCTGTCTCCCCCCGGGGACATCCGGGTGGCAGCCCACTGTGGCGAGGTGTGTGACGGCAGAGGCGCAGGCGAGGCTCATATTTGGGCACGGAGCAGGTTATTGGAGGCCGCGGCCCCGCAGCCGGGAGATGAGGCGCCTGATAAAGGCTGCCCCgctgctgttgttgctgctgctgcgtGCATTGGCTCGGGCGCTGGCGAGAGGTGGCCTGGCTGCGCTGGCTGGGGGCCGGTGGCCATGGGGCCGCTGGTGGGTCTGGGGCTGCTCGTGTGCGTGCGGCTGTGCGGGGGTGAGTgccgggcgggcgggagcggagcccgcggcggcggcgggcccGGCTCAGCAGCGTCCGTGCCGCAGGCTCCGGGGAGCTGCGTCTGgtgggcggcggcgggcgctgTGCCGGCCGCGTGGAGGTGAAGCACGGCGGTGAGTGGGGCTCCGTGTGCGTCTTGGGGCGGAACCGGGAAGCTCGGTGGGCCGTGGTGGTGTGCcggcagctgggctgtggccgGGTGGCCAGGGCGTCCTCGTCCGCCCCGTTCGGGCAGGGCAGCGGGCGGATCTGGCTGCAGCCCTTCTGCAACGGCACCGAGGATGAGCTGGATCACTGTTCACACTTCGGATGGGGCTGGCATTTCTGCGGCCACAAGCGGGATGTGGGGGTGACCTGCACAGGTGAGGGAACACGCTGGCCGAGCTGGGACAGCCACCTTGTGCTGGAGCAGTGCGGGCTGGTCTGAGCCGGACCGGTACCGCTGTGCAGATGCCGTGGAGCTGAGGCTGTCGGGCGGCGGCAATCCCTGTGTCGGGAGGGTGGAGGTGaagctgcagggacactggggctCGGTGGCAGACGACAGCTGGGACATGGAGGACGCCGAGGTGGTTTgtcagcagctgggctgtggctcgGCTTCCAGTGCCTATTTCGCCGTCGAGCGCTTCGATGTAGGGGACGGGCTCGtcagcctggccctggtggACTGCAGTGGGAACGAGGCCACGCTCTGGGACTGCGAGATCCGTGGCTGGGGACCCTATAACAGCAGCATCCATGACTTGGACTCTGCTGTTGTCTGCCAAGGTAGGAGCTGGGCTTGAGGGCGTTAAGTCTGTTCATGTACATCCCTTGTCACTggccctgcactgctcccccaggcttttcccagctggtTGGTGGCGATGGAGCCTGTGCCGGGCGGCTGGAGGTGCGTCAGGGCCGGTCCTGGGTCGGTGTCTGTGAGGATCAGGTGGACATGAAGGTGGCCCAGGTggtgtgcagggagctgggctgcgGTGAGGTGATTGCGATGGCCGGCAGTGGCCGTTTTGGGGCAGTGTTGAGATCGCTCTGGGACGGAGGCTTCCAGTGCAATGGCACTGAGCAGTGTGTGCCCGGCGTCcgccccagagccagggctgctccggCCCTGCCAGCATCATCTGCTCCTGTAAGTTCCGTGGACACCGAGGGCAGCTGGGGTGCCTGCGCCATCAGTGCTCTCAACGCTGTTCCTGTCCCAGCCTACACGGGCTTCCGGCTGGAGAACGGCAGCTCAGGATGCTCCGGGCGAGTGGAGGTGGCAGTGAGGGGGACGTGGGGCTCGGTGTGCGCCAGCGAGTGGGACCTGGCCGATGCGCACGTCCTGTGCCGCCACCTGGGCTGCGGCCGCGCCTTCAGCGTGCCCCCGGGAGGCTCCTTCGGCAGCGGGGAGGGGCCGCTGCGGCCGGACGCCTTCGGCTGCAGCGGGAGCGAGCGGCACCCGGGCGAGTGCCCCGTGGCCGTGCTGGGGAAGCCCCCGTGTGCCCCCGGAAACGCAGCCGCCGTCAACTGCTCAGGTGGGTATGGTGGCACTGCGAGGAGACTTAAGGACTTTTAGGACCCTGTGGAACCTGGAGATGGTATGAGATGATGCCGGCTTTTTTTTTGATGAAGGTCTGAGTTGGTCCATTTTACAGGCACCATCGAGTCTCTGCGTCTGGTGAAGGGTGAGACTCGGTGCGAGGGGTTTCTGGAGTTGGCCATAAGCACCGGGGAGTGGCGCCGTGTGCCAGGAGAAGTTTCGCTCCTGTGGAACTTGAGCAATGTGTgcttggagctgggctgtggaggaCTGGAGAAGATTCGTGTTATCCCTGGGCAGTCCTTCTTGCAGGATTTCGACCAGAAGGAGCAGGATATCTTGAGAAGTGTGGTTGAAACCCTCAAAGGGATGACCACCGATCTGCCTATTAGGACCATACCTGAGGATTACTTTGGGTACGGCTACGGGTTCATGACCACTGCACCAGCTGACATCCATCATGGCACCAACATTGTCTGCTCAGGTGGGTGTCCCGAGAAGGAATGGAGGTGCGGGTGCCCCAAGAAGCCACCCCAGCACATTCCTTCCCTGCCCGCAGGCAGCCTGCCGGTGAGGCTGGTGGGGAGCCCTGGGCGCTGTGCCGGGCGTGTGGAGGTCTATTCCGGGGGCAGCTGGAGCTCGGTCTGCCAggaaggctgggagctgcaggatgcGGCCGTTGTGTGccgggagctgggctgtggcacgGCACTGGAGGCCCCGGGCTGGGCGCGCTTCGGTGCGGGCACGGGGCCGCTGTGGCTGTACAGCCCCGACTGCTCCGGCTCCGAGGAGTCTCTGTGGAAATGCGGGCGCACGGAACAGCACGAGTGCGGCAGCGGCAACTGGGCAGGGGCTGTCTGCTCAGGTCAGTGCCGGGCAGCCCCAGATCAGGGCCTGGCAGAGGTCCCTGGGGGTTCCTGGCCGTGCTGTGACCCCCCTGCCCCCCTTACAGAGCAGCTCTCCGTGCGGctggcagggggctctgggCGCTGCCGGGGCTTcctggagatattccagaacagCACCTGGAGCCGCGTGTGCGCCAGCGGCACCAGCAacggcgccgccgccgccgtctGCcgccagctgggctgtggggacaggggctggctctcagctgtgcctgcccaggaGCCGACCGACGCCTGGCTGGCCTGGGTGGGCTGTGAGGACGGGGCCCGCTCGCTCTGGCAGTGCCCCTCAGCAccctggcacctgcagagctgcagcccaggcgAGCACGCCCATGTGGAATGTGAGGAGGACAGTGGTGACGCCACTGAGGGACACACTAGCCCATATCCGGAgggtggcaccagcacaggtAGCTCTGCCCGTGCCTGCATCCCCCACAGCAGGCTGGCTGGGATTGCCCTGCCCTCACTGCctgcctgtgtccccacagGAGACGCCAGAAAAACGCGCCTGGCAGTGGCCGTGgggtctgtgcctgtgcccacTGTGCTGTGCGTGGTGCTGGGGACgctgctgtgcctgtccctgtgtgcactggccctgctgctgtgccgTGCCCGTGCCTGGCGCCGAGGTGGGTCCTGCTGGGTGGGTGGGGGTGGGGACAGATCCCCCCGTTTGGGGGGTCCAGGGGCCTTGCCCTGTGGAACAGCTCAGAAGGTGGCCAGGGGTGATCGTGCTGACCCCCACAGTGCCTAGGGCCCCAGGTAAGTGCTGCATCTCCTtccaggccctggcagagctgcagatgccATCTCCAACGCTGTCTACGAGGAGCTGGATTACAAAGCCATGCCTGTGTACCAGGAGGTGCCCACTCCCCCAGGTGGGTGCAGCCCttgtgccccagctgtgcccacagtgAAGGCTCTGCCTGACAGCCCTGTGGCACCTGTGGTTCCTGGTGGCCCAGCAGGGGCTCCTGGCCGTGGGCTGTGGGTGTCCCTtggtcccagagcagccccgCTCTGTGGTGTGAGGTACTGTCCCTGGCGGTGACACTCGAGGCCACCCCCAATCCCTGTTTATCCCGTGCAGGTTCCCTGTTGGAGGGATGGGTGAAGAAGCTGCCGTATGACAGCGGGGACAGCGTGGAGGGGAGTGACACCGAGGAAGCCCCAGGTAGGACCAGAGTGCAGGACCCcaacagggagagctggggtgtGGGGGCACATCTGGGATGTGGTGGGGGTCTGACAGGATATATTGTCTTCCTTGTGAGCATGCAGGGAAACATTGCCTTTCCCCGTGGGACTCAAAGGCCTCCAGCACGTGCCCAAATGGAAAGGCTGGAATGTATTGCAaagcctgagctctgccagggccacTGGTCACTGCCATGTccccctctgcttttcccagatCATCCTGCCCAGCCCGAGCAAGGACCCCTGGATGGCTATGACGATGTCCTGGATGTGTCCCAGGAGTCCGCcgctgccagcactggggacatGTTTGAGGGAGTGGCACGGCAGAGGTGGATCTGTGGGCTCCCCACAGGTGAGAgggctcccagctgccctgtcccctctgcagagccactcCATGGCAGGCTTTGGCTgtgggggtgggcagggcccagcagcagatccatgggtgctgtgggcagagcccaggtggGCACTGTCAGGGGGACACGGAGCTGCCTGGCCCCTCAGGctcctttctctcctgtccCTAATGTGGGATCTACTCCCCTCCACATCCCCCAGGAGCCACTGGAGACCCCTCAGAACagatcccagagcacatggacTATGATGATATTGGCAGCAGCGCCCTGGGGATGTTGCAATGAGGATGTTCTGGCcgtgccacagccctggggacatgtGTGTGGCACTGTGGCGGGGCCCCGTCCCTAGGAAGATCTGGCTCTGCCCACAGATATCAGCTCTCACTGTCCTGTGGTGGaggaaaacagcttttgtgTAGGGATTTTCTTGGATTTCAGTGtgaatttcccatttttcctattaaaacCCAAACTGGTCAGAGACTCAATCCCAGGCCCAGAACCTTATTCTGGGGCTGGCACTTCCATCCCAGGAACACCAGCTATTCCTTGGTGATATGATGCTGGAATTTAAACCACAAATTCCTGGTGAATGGTGGTCTGAGGGGGACAAACAGTGGGAGTTTTTAGGGAGTGCCTGCAGGGTCTTTATTTATCACTGCCAAATGCACAAAACTGCTGCCAGTAACAGGGAGGGCAAAAGGCAGAGGGCAGGACCCGGATCTCCCCCAGCAGATGCAGCAGGATCTcgtccctgtgccccccatgggtggggcaggctcagccccacTCTCAGCCCTGAGAAGCgggctgggaatggctctggtTGTTGGAAGGACTTCTCCTAAGGGATGGGAGGTCTCCTGAAGGAgggcagagccttcctgccccccGGCAGCAGCCCGCGGTGGCAGGGCAGGCGGGCCATGGCCCCTGCCTGCGGCACATCGTGCTCCAGGAGGTTGCCGATGTTGAGGCCCGGCTGCAGCGCCCGGAGGGCGTCCAGTTCgtgcagcagggcctggctgaaTCCGTCCGTGCTCAGCCTGGGCGTGGAGGGggcaggagaagaggagaaggtGTCCGAGGTTGTGGGGAGGGAGGTGTGAAGCAGGCGCGGTGTGGGTGCGGCCCCGGCTGTGGCGCAGGCTCGGCTGGCCGTGTCGGGAACGGCGGGCTCGGCAGGGGCCGTGTGAGGGCCGTGAGCGAGCGCAGGGTGCTGAGCGGGCAGGCGGGCTGGCCGAGGTGCTGTGAGAGCGGGAGGAGGGCGTGGGCTGTGAGGTGGCTGTGAGTGAGGTGGCGGCCGGTGAGGCGGGCCCGGTGCAGCAGCAGGCTCGCAGGCAGGGTCGGGTGGGAGGTGTTGGAGAGGCGTGAGGTGGGCAGGGCTTGGGTGTGTGTGCGGTGTGGTTGTGGGGCAGGGTTGTGGGGCGGTGTGTTTTGGGAGGGTGGTGGGGAGTGCTGGAGAGcgctgcagaggggcaggcgGGTGGGTGCGTGCGGCCGTAGCAGCCTGAGAACGCCCGATCTCGTCTGatctgggcagcagagcaggctcgGGCCCGGTTAGTACTTGGATGGGAGAGCGCCTGGGAATACCGGGTGCTGTAGGCATCTCTTGGGGCCACGAGGGCTCTTGTTTTGCCTGGGCAGCCGTGGCGGGGGCCAGGAGGGAAGGGGCCGGTGTACCCTGCGTAGCTTTGTCTGCCTGTTGTAGGCTGGGGTCTTTTGCCTCCCTTTGGTGATATTTCATTGATTTCAATTCCACTTCTCTTTTTGTTTggcatttgtttcttttggcttctttttcttcttttcctttttttaaaaagatatatttttttccttatctctagGTTAATAAATTGTTTTAAGTTCACGCTATGATATTTTCTCAGGCATGttgtttctgcagcttttctctgtgcttcttgTCACTCGAGTGTCACTGGATGTTGCCTTCCgtttttctctgtgtgagcGTTCTGGAAGGTTCTTTTGATGgttagtgttttgttttgtgactTCTTTGTGCTGTCATTCTGGCTGCATTTGCGTTGTTGTAGGTGTGTCTCAGAGGCTGCTTTCTCATGGCTTGCCATGTGGAGGGTGCTGCTTGGTCTGTGCACTATGCGAGGAGCCCCTGTGTTTCTCCCAGCGGCCGTGCAATTGTCTGGAACGCCCACTGCAAGATCCCATCCCAGGTGTGCTCtgtgggacagccccaggtgttCATTTTCTATTCCCATCCCACatcctttccctgtttccagTCACTTGCTGCCTGACCCATAGCCCCAAGTCACCCTGTGTGCCACACCAATTACTACTGTAAATCAACTTCGACTCcaaggaaggggagagagagaatgatgcatctgactccatcatcatCAGAAGGCAAATGAATAACTTTATTATACTACACTATGTACATTttatctaaactgaatctgccaagcactcactcttgctcacacctgcacagcactgcactcatctctgattctctcATGAGGGTCccgtgacagtcccacacacacacacacttggccctgataggccaagggaacaaaacatccccactttgggtaaacaatctccatattgcattctactttagcactACACAGGCACATCAGGCGAGATAAGAATTGcgttttccttcttctctgcttgtctcacagtttccctctgttcagagggcaCGTGAATACCCCATGTCCCACTCCTTActataataaaaagaaaggagctGCGTTTGCAATATTTTGGCTGGGCCCTTGCAGAAGAGAGAACAAACACATCTCGTGAGGTTCATCCACGGTCAATCGAAATCTCAGTTAAGTGCTGATGTAGAATGATAAGGGAGATCCTTTACCTGCAGAATATCTGCTTCTATTATATCTCTAACACAAGGTTTACAATAAcagaaacccaaaccaacatGCAAAGAATGTGCATTgtttcaagtccaaacagctgagtttcagaaGATCTGGAGATGTTGCTCTTTGACATCCCTAGTGGTCCTTCTTGGTTCTGAAACAGACCTGCAGAATCCTGAAACTGAGAACTGCTAGAAAAACCCTCTAATAACTATTTAGAAACCCACTGATCCAGTAGCTCTCCCCCcaccctctttttttctttaaaaagaccAGCAGCAGCGTCTTCTTGgaccctgtgctgctgggcagggcagagtcCGTGGCCTCGGTGGTCGGGCCAAGGAAACCAGACCCAACCCACGAAGCGATGGGCCAGGCCCAGACAGGGGGACCA
This sequence is a window from Serinus canaria isolate serCan28SL12 chromosome 5, serCan2020, whole genome shotgun sequence. Protein-coding genes within it:
- the AIP gene encoding AH receptor-interacting protein, which gives rise to MAQQVEQLRADGVDKEVLREGTGPLPDFRDGTKATFHYRTLRCGDEETPVDDSRARGKPMELIAGKKFKLPVWEAALRTMRPGERARFRCDAKHVVLYPLVSKSLRNIAAGKDPLEGQRHCCSIAQMHEHYSLGYPDLDELQKNPQPLIFDIEVLKVEPPGSYQQDPWAMTDEEKLQAVPQIHKEGNELYRQGKVSEAASKYYDAIACLKNLQMKEQPGSPDWIELDQKITPLLLNYCQCKLQCEEYYEVLDHCSSILNKYEDNVKAYFKRGKAHAAVWNVAEAQADFAKVLALDPSLRPVVSKELRSLEARLREKDAEDKIRFKGIFSQ